The sequence CTAGGACGAGCCCGCCGCCTCTCGCCGTCTCGCGTCCCTCGTCCCTCGCCTCCTCGCTGTCGCCGCGGGCGGTGCCGTCTCCGGCGTCCTCGGTGACGGACCGGACGCGGGCGGCAGCGCCGGAGCGTTCCTCGCCCCGATCCCACCCCCAGCTGATCACCAGCGGCTCGAGCAGCCCGTGGCGGTCCCGGCGCGCGTAGAGGAACCCCGCCCCCTTGGGCGCGCAGAGCCACTTGTGGCAGTTCCCTGCGTAGAAGTCCGGGTCGAGCGCCCGCAGGTCGAGGGGGATCTGTCCGGGCACGTGCGCGCCGTCGACCACGGTGAGGATCCCCGCCGCACGCGCCCGGCGGAGGAGGGCCGCGAGCGGGAAGATCAGGGCGGTCGGGGAGGTGAGGTGGCTGCAGGCCAGCACCCGCGTCCGCTCGGTGACGTGAGCCCACACCGCCTCGACCACCTGCGCCGGCGTCTCCACCGGGACAGGCACCCTGGCCCGGACGTAGCGCGCCCCGCGGCGCGCACAGACGAAGCGCCAGAGGCGGTCTACCGCGCCGTACTCGTGGTCGGTCCCCACCACCTCGTCGCCGGGGCGGAGGGGGAGCGAGCGCGCCACGGTGTTGAGCGCGGTGGTCGCGTTGGGCAGGTAGACCAGGTCGTCGGGGTCGGCGCCGACGAACGCGGCTAGCGCCCCCCGGGCCTCGCGCATGAGGTCGGGGAATCGGCGGCCGAGGAACTCCACCGGCTGGGCCTCGAGGTCGCGCTGCCACCGCTGGTAGGCCTCGAAGACGGGCCGCGGGCAGGCGCCGAAGGCCCCGTGGTTCAGGAAGACGACGTCGGAGCGGAGCAGGAAGAGTTCGCGCAGGCTCGTCTGGGGGTCCTGGGGGATCGACGTCAGGGCCGGGCCGCTGGCTCGGCAGAGGCCGATGGCGCCATGCGCTGACAGTCCGCGCAGACACCGCGGAAGACCAGGGACTGCTCCGTGACGCAGAAGCCGCGGGCCTGCTCGGGCGGGATCTCCACCGGCCCGACGTTCACGAAGACGTCCAGCACCTTCCCGCAGCGGTCGCAGACCAGGTGGTGGTGGCGGGTCACGGTGGTGCAGAAGCGCTTGCTGCCGGTGCCCAGCTCCAGCGGGCGGACCGCGCCGACCTCCGCGAGCTCCTCCAGGATGGCGTAGACCGTCCGCAGGGAGATCGAGGGCATCACCCGGGCGGCCCGCAGGTGGAGGGTCTCGGCCGTGGGGTGCGTCCCCTCCAGCTCCTCCAGCAGGCGGAAGAGCAGGTCGCGCTGCGGGGTGATGCGTAGCCCGCGTGCCTGGAACCGCTCCCGCAGCTCGGCCGCCGTCAGCATCCGTAGAGTCCTAACAACGATTGTTCGGCCATTCTGTTGTTCCCAGGTCAACAATAAGGATAGCCTAGCCGCGGCCGGTTCTCCAGCCCGGGCCGGCTCTCCGGCCCGGCGCGAGGACGGGCGGGCCGGGAAGCGTCGCAGGGAGCCAGGAGGGGGGTGGTCAGGCGGTGCGCAGGTTCGGAGAGGCGAGGTGGGGAGGTGTCGCGGCGGTGGGGGGACTGCTCGCGCTGGTCCTGGCCTGGCCGGGGGGACCGGCGGCGGTCCTCGCGCAGGCGCCCGCGCTCACCATCTACTCCGGCCGCACCCAGGAGCTGATCGGCCCGCTCCTGCAGCAGTTCAGCCAGAGCACGGGGATCGGGGTGCGGGTCCGCTACGGCGAGACCGCCGAGCTGGCCGCCACCATCATGGAGGAGGGACCGAACAGCCCCGCCGACGTCTACATCGCCCAGGACGCCGGAGCGCTCGGCGCGCTGGCCTACGCCGGCCGGCTGCGCCGCCTGCCGGACA comes from Armatimonadota bacterium and encodes:
- a CDS encoding aminotransferase class V-fold PLP-dependent enzyme is translated as MGLCRASGPALTSIPQDPQTSLRELFLLRSDVVFLNHGAFGACPRPVFEAYQRWQRDLEAQPVEFLGRRFPDLMREARGALAAFVGADPDDLVYLPNATTALNTVARSLPLRPGDEVVGTDHEYGAVDRLWRFVCARRGARYVRARVPVPVETPAQVVEAVWAHVTERTRVLACSHLTSPTALIFPLAALLRRARAAGILTVVDGAHVPGQIPLDLRALDPDFYAGNCHKWLCAPKGAGFLYARRDRHGLLEPLVISWGWDRGEERSGAAARVRSVTEDAGDGTARGDSEEARDEGRETARGGGLVL
- a CDS encoding Fur family transcriptional regulator: MLTAAELRERFQARGLRITPQRDLLFRLLEELEGTHPTAETLHLRAARVMPSISLRTVYAILEELAEVGAVRPLELGTGSKRFCTTVTRHHHLVCDRCGKVLDVFVNVGPVEIPPEQARGFCVTEQSLVFRGVCADCQRMAPSASAEPAARP